The Planctomycetota bacterium genome includes the window CGGCCGCCGGCAAGCACCTGCTCTTCTTCTACGCCTGGCAGCACGCCGGCGGCCTCGGGCAGTTGCCCGGACACGGGCCGACCGACTTCACCCCCTGGCTGGCCGCCCTGGCGAAGATCGATTACAGGTGGTATGTCAACCCGTTCATGCACGGCGAGCCGGCGCCCGACGAAATGAGCGCAGCCCTCGAGAAGGCGCGCGACTATCTCGGGGCGTGCGCCGCGAAGGCGGCCGGGAGGTGACCATGTCGTCCACCACGCTGACGCGCCGGGAGTTCTTCCGTGCCGCCGCCGCGGCGGCCGCACCGTACGTCATCGCCTCCACGGCGCTCGGGGGCGAGGGCGCCCTGCCCGCCAGCGAGCGGATCGCCCTGGGCTTCATCGGCCTCGGCGGCCGGGGCGGCGGCATCCTCAAGCACTTCCTCCAGCAGGGCGTCTCCGAAGCCATCGCCGTCTGCGACGTGTGGAAGAGCCGGGCCGAGGCCTGGAGCGAGCGCCTGGGCGGCGGCGTGGCCGCCTACCAGGACTTCCGCGACCTCCTCGCACGCCGCGACATCGACGCCGTCGTCATCGCCACCCCCGACCACTGGCACGTCCTTCAGTCGATTGCCGCGGTGCGCGCCGGCAAGGACGTCTTCTGCGAGAAGCCGCTCGCCCCGACCGTCCGCGAGGGCCGGGCCCTGTGCGACGCCGTCGAGCGGTACGGCCGCGTCTTCCTCCACGGCACGCACCAGCGTTCGTTCGGCCGGTTCCGCTTGGCGTGCGAGATCGTCCGCAACGAGCGGATCGGCAAGTTGCACACGATTCGCGTGTGCGAGCGCGGCAGTTGGGCCGACGCCGTGCGGCCGGTCCAGCCCGTCCCCCCCGAACTCGACTACGACCTCTGGCTGGGCCAGGCACCCGAGATCCCCTACGTCGGCCAGGCGCTGGGCGGCGGAATGTGGCAGTGCCGATCGGACTACACGGCCGGGTGGATCTCCGGCTGCGGCGTCCACCCCCTCGACATCGCCCAGTGGGGCAACGGCACCGACCGCACCGGACCCGTCGAGGTCGAGGGCCGCGGCGTCTATCCCAAGGACGGCTTCAACGACACCGCCATCGACTGGCACGTCGAGATGACGTACTCGAGCGGCGTGCGGCTCATTTTCACGAGCACGCACAACGACGTGAACTCGCCGGAGGTGGGGGCACGCTTCGAGGGCGCCGAGGGATGGGTCATGGCCCACGGCAACGCCTTCTCGATTAAGGCTGAACCGCCGTCGCTCCTCCAGACGGTCATCCGGCCCGGCGAGATCCACCTCCCGCGCAGCGACAACCACGCCACGCACTTCCTGGAGTGTATCCGCAGCCGCCAGGAGACCGTCGCCCCGGCCGAAGTCGCGCACCGGTCCACGACGCTCTGCCTCATCAGCGACATCGCGATGCGCCTGGGCCGCAAACTCCGCTGGGACCCCGCCACCGAGACGTTTCCCGGCGACGAGGAGGCCAACCGCTTGCTCAGCCGGGCCATGCGCTCGCCCTGGACGCTCTGACCACCCGGGCGAGCCGTCATAACGCAGGGTGGCCGGCTGGCGGCTTGCTTGTCACGCCGAAGCGCATCGGCGAGGGCGCCCTGGCCGGATCGTAGCCCGCCATGAACGACGCCATCCGCCGCCTGGGAAAAAATCCGCTCCAGATGCTTGCTTTCTTTTTGGCCAAACGGTACAAAGGAAAAAGTGGGAGGCCTGTGCGAGTCCGGGCGGATGTACACCTTACGACGACAACACGCAGAATCCAGTCTATCAGTCATCAGCTTCGAGAATGTCGGCGGCGGCCTGATGGTCGGGGGGAAAGAGGGCAAGAAGCCGGCCGTGGAGGATAAGGGCGGCAAACTGAAGCGGTTTGCGATCGCAGGTGAGGATAAGAAGTGGCACTGGGCTGATGCAGTGATTGACAACAATACGGTTGTTGTTTCCTCTCCGAACGTGCCCAAGCCGGTTGCGGTGCGCTACGCCTACGCCATGAACCCGGAAGGCTGCAACCTCTACAACCGGGACGGCCTGCCCGCCTCGCCCTTCCGGAGCGACGACTGGTAAATCAACGAATTCTGGGGACGGAATCAAAGAAAAGGAACAGAGATGAGAGTTGGAAGAATGCGTAATGGGATTGCTGTAATGGTTCTCGGGCCGTGCCTGATGGCCGGCGTTTGCCTGGCGATGGAGAAGGAAGTGTCGCTGGTCACCAAGCAGCCGATCGGCGAACTTGCGGTGGCGGGACGCCTCTCCATCGACCTCCACGCGGAGTTCATGGTGTCGCGGACCTATGAGAAGGACACCGTGCTGAACTGGTACAATTGCGGCTATTCCGGCGGCGGAAAGGGCAAAAAGGTCGGCGGCAACTTTGGCGACTTCGGGTTCCATGTGCCCTACAAGGAACGCGATGACAAATATCCGCACGCCGTGACGGTCGGCAAGGTGCGTGCCGTGCGGTTCGACGGTAATGATTTCATGAAGGGAAACTTCGTCGTCGAGACGAAGGTTGTCGGCGCGCAGAACATGGCGCTTGAGGTCTGGCTGCGGAA containing:
- a CDS encoding Gfo/Idh/MocA family oxidoreductase gives rise to the protein MSSTTLTRREFFRAAAAAAAPYVIASTALGGEGALPASERIALGFIGLGGRGGGILKHFLQQGVSEAIAVCDVWKSRAEAWSERLGGGVAAYQDFRDLLARRDIDAVVIATPDHWHVLQSIAAVRAGKDVFCEKPLAPTVREGRALCDAVERYGRVFLHGTHQRSFGRFRLACEIVRNERIGKLHTIRVCERGSWADAVRPVQPVPPELDYDLWLGQAPEIPYVGQALGGGMWQCRSDYTAGWISGCGVHPLDIAQWGNGTDRTGPVEVEGRGVYPKDGFNDTAIDWHVEMTYSSGVRLIFTSTHNDVNSPEVGARFEGAEGWVMAHGNAFSIKAEPPSLLQTVIRPGEIHLPRSDNHATHFLECIRSRQETVAPAEVAHRSTTLCLISDIAMRLGRKLRWDPATETFPGDEEANRLLSRAMRSPWTL